A single uncultured Acetobacterium sp. DNA region contains:
- a CDS encoding M20 family metallopeptidase, translating to MQELDLLEKYKDETIRLRRELHQIPEEGFELQKTQAYIMNYLEELSYQPEIVCNTGVILYIKGENDNNPIAFRADMDALCILEDAEYDYVSKNSGWMHACGHDGHMTMNLLLAKYLADYPQARKRSVLLIFQPGEEGPGGAKPMIDAGIFQKYPVKAIFGYHLFPFLEEGLLGTKAGPMMAQNSEFFITIHGISGHAAEPQRSMDAIVASASLITCLQSIVSRNTNPMESVVISIGLLNGGTRVNVVADEVKLGGTIRSFSDKGHQKLHRRIGEVVKGVELTHGCNIELKFVEMYPPVINDQKLYEIFKELTPQEKRIRFRKVMLSEDFSYFQKEVPGLYIGLGTGNDAKGFNKNLHTTEFNFDEMVLLKGLEASIKFINYSKNY from the coding sequence TAGAAAAATATAAAGATGAAACCATCCGACTGCGAAGGGAACTACATCAGATTCCTGAAGAGGGATTTGAATTGCAAAAAACCCAGGCCTATATCATGAATTACCTGGAAGAATTAAGTTATCAACCGGAAATAGTTTGCAATACTGGTGTCATTCTCTATATAAAGGGAGAAAATGACAATAATCCGATCGCCTTTCGGGCAGATATGGATGCATTGTGTATTTTAGAAGATGCTGAATATGATTATGTATCGAAAAATTCTGGATGGATGCACGCCTGCGGACATGATGGCCATATGACCATGAATTTATTGCTGGCAAAATATCTGGCTGATTATCCCCAAGCACGAAAACGAAGTGTATTGCTGATTTTTCAGCCGGGCGAAGAAGGACCTGGTGGCGCAAAACCGATGATCGATGCGGGGATCTTTCAGAAATATCCGGTTAAGGCCATTTTTGGTTATCATCTTTTTCCATTTTTAGAAGAAGGCTTGCTCGGGACAAAGGCTGGCCCAATGATGGCTCAGAACAGTGAATTCTTTATCACCATCCATGGCATCAGTGGACATGCAGCCGAACCGCAACGGTCAATGGATGCTATTGTTGCCAGTGCTTCATTGATCACTTGTCTGCAGAGTATTGTCAGTCGAAACACCAATCCGATGGAGAGTGTGGTTATCTCAATTGGATTACTAAACGGAGGAACCCGCGTGAATGTTGTAGCAGATGAGGTCAAACTTGGCGGTACCATTCGTTCTTTTAGTGATAAAGGCCACCAGAAACTGCACCGACGGATTGGGGAAGTTGTTAAAGGGGTTGAACTGACCCATGGTTGTAACATTGAATTGAAATTCGTTGAGATGTACCCACCGGTCATTAATGATCAAAAGCTGTACGAGATTTTCAAAGAATTGACACCTCAGGAAAAAAGAATCCGATTTCGAAAAGTTATGTTATCAGAGGACTTTTCCTATTTTCAAAAAGAAGTACCGGGATTATATATTGGGCTGGGAACCGGTAATGATGCAAAAGGATTTAACAAAAACCTCCATACGACGGAATTCAATTTTGATGAAATGGTGTTGTTAAAAGGACTGGAAGCGTCAATTAAGTTTATCAATTATTCAAAAAATTATTAA